AGTGTATCGCCTGCTCGCCGGTGCGGTGCGTGCCTGCGAGCGCGGTGTGGGCCGGGTGCATCTGCTGGAGCGTCGCATCGACGGCGCGCTGCTGCTGGAGCTTTTCACCCGCGACGGTGTGGGCAGCCTGATCAGCGCCGGCTTGTTCGAGACCCTGCGCCAGGCTCAGTCGGATGATGTGGGGGGTGTGCTGGAGCTGGTGCGCCCGTTGGAGCGTGAGGGCGTGCTGGTGCCGCGTTCGCGTGCCTTGCTGGAGACCGAGATCGAGCGTTTCACGGTGATCGAACGCGACGGGATGATCATCGGCTCCGCGGCGCTCTCGCCCCTGGAAGGCTCCGATCTGGGCGAGCTTGCCTGCTTCGCGGTGCACCCGGATTATCGCCGGGGCGGGCGGGGTGACGCCTTGCTCTCGCAGGTGGAGAAGCTCGCCCGGGAGGCGGGCTTGCGCCGTCTGCTGGTGCTGACCACCCGCACCGCGCACTGGTTTCAGGAGCGAGGCTTCGAGCCGGCGGGCCTGGACGATGTGCCGCAAGGGCGCCGGGCCCGCTACGATGCCGGCCGCAACGCCCGCCTGTTCATCAAGACCCTGTAGGAGCAGCTACGGTTTGCTGGCGGCCATTTCGCCCAGCGCCTGTACGGCCCGCTGATCACCGCCCGCCGCGGCCTCGCGAATCAGGGCCAGCGCCTGGGTCCGGTCCTGTTTCACTCCCAGCCCGTAGAAGTACATATAGCCCAGCGCATACTGCGCCTGCGGGTTGCCGCTCATGGCCGCCTGCTGCAGCAGCGGCGCGGCCCGTTCGTAGTCTTCCGCCATGAAGGCGGCGCGGCCCTGCGCCAGCTGGGGTGATTCCGCCCGGGGCCCGGGCTGGGTGTTGGCGCAGCCGGCCAGCAGCAGCGTCAGCCCCAAGGCCATGAAAAATCCCTTGCGATGCATGTACTCTCCTTG
Above is a genomic segment from Alkalilimnicola sp. S0819 containing:
- a CDS encoding tetratricopeptide repeat protein, which codes for MHRKGFFMALGLTLLLAGCANTQPGPRAESPQLAQGRAAFMAEDYERAAPLLQQAAMSGNPQAQYALGYMYFYGLGVKQDRTQALALIREAAAGGDQRAVQALGEMAASKP